A part of Pararoseomonas sp. SCSIO 73927 genomic DNA contains:
- a CDS encoding IclR family transcriptional regulator, with protein sequence MASIKPPPTSADEKKDRQFVTALSRGLQLLQCFTPQRPEMSGSDLARLTGLPQPTVWRLCHTMIEMGVLVTVSGDKMRPGLAALRLGHSAIAGLGIAETARPHLQELADTFEGAGGLATREGIEMVILQRCESDNRLLMNLHVGSRVPLSTSALGWAWLAGVSEEERARAVGEMEARDGGRWGKAKAGFALALEEFRQRGFIINAGVLHKGYNTAAAPVVAPDGSVPFAINCGSAAVTLSAARLRSDVGPRLARLAEALQHAAIPKRTKGVSPTGDRPGRRGIA encoded by the coding sequence TTGGCCTCGATCAAACCTCCCCCGACAAGCGCGGACGAGAAGAAGGACCGGCAGTTCGTCACGGCCCTCTCCCGCGGGCTGCAGCTTCTGCAGTGCTTTACGCCGCAGCGGCCGGAGATGAGCGGCTCCGACCTTGCGCGGCTCACCGGGCTGCCTCAGCCGACCGTGTGGCGGCTCTGCCACACGATGATCGAGATGGGCGTGCTGGTCACGGTCTCCGGCGACAAGATGCGGCCGGGGCTGGCGGCGCTCCGGCTCGGGCACAGCGCCATCGCGGGCCTCGGCATCGCCGAGACGGCGCGGCCGCACCTGCAGGAACTGGCGGATACTTTCGAGGGCGCGGGCGGGCTCGCGACGCGCGAAGGGATCGAGATGGTAATCCTGCAGCGGTGCGAGAGCGACAACCGGCTGCTGATGAATCTTCACGTCGGCTCGCGCGTGCCGCTCTCCACTTCGGCGCTCGGCTGGGCCTGGCTTGCCGGCGTCTCCGAGGAGGAGCGCGCTCGCGCCGTCGGTGAGATGGAGGCCAGGGATGGCGGACGCTGGGGGAAGGCAAAGGCAGGCTTTGCGCTCGCCCTGGAGGAGTTCCGGCAGCGCGGCTTCATCATCAATGCCGGGGTTCTTCACAAGGGCTACAATACGGCCGCGGCGCCGGTAGTGGCCCCGGATGGGTCGGTGCCCTTCGCGATCAACTGCGGTTCGGCCGCCGTCACCTTGTCCGCGGCCCGTCTGCGCTCCGACGTCGGTCCGCGCCTGGCGCGGCTCGCGGAGGCGTTGCAGCACGCGGCGATCCCGAAAAGGACGAAAGGCGTGTCCCCGACGGGAGATCGCCCCGGCCGAAGGGGGATAGCCTGA
- a CDS encoding NADH:flavin oxidoreductase/NADH oxidase: MQQAPLLLQPFALRGLVLRNRIVLSPMLTYAAERGHVTDWHLMHLGRFAVGGTGLVFMESTKVDPRGCTTPRDPGLWKDEFIPGLERITRFVKGHGAAIGIQLGHSGRKARNSVPWEGRAPLASHPGLEDDGDWELVAPSAVAASPAAAVPRALTLPEIQDMVAAWGAAAGRAHRAGFDVLEVHGAHGYLLHQFLSSAANRRDDAYGGSPEKRMRFAVEVVEEVRRHWPAEKPLFFRVSAIDEDGGTIEATVALARALHAKGVDVIDCSTGGMTARSITEADRPRLGYQVPHAARIRAEAGVATMAVGLIVHADQAEAILQEGSADLVAIGREMLHNPNWPLDAAQKLGAPDAFTAIPPAYGYWLEKRDRSGFGSAPSTWQAGMGPAGAR; the protein is encoded by the coding sequence ATGCAGCAGGCTCCACTCCTTCTCCAACCCTTCGCGCTGCGCGGACTGGTCCTACGGAACCGGATCGTCCTCTCCCCCATGCTCACCTACGCCGCGGAGCGCGGCCACGTGACGGACTGGCACCTGATGCATCTCGGCAGGTTCGCGGTGGGGGGTACGGGGCTGGTCTTCATGGAGTCCACGAAGGTTGACCCGCGCGGCTGCACCACGCCGCGCGACCCCGGCCTGTGGAAAGACGAGTTCATCCCGGGGCTCGAGCGTATTACCCGCTTCGTGAAGGGCCACGGCGCGGCGATCGGGATCCAGCTCGGCCATTCCGGCCGAAAGGCCCGCAACTCCGTGCCCTGGGAGGGGCGCGCCCCGCTGGCCAGCCATCCCGGACTGGAGGATGACGGGGATTGGGAGCTGGTGGCGCCGAGCGCCGTGGCCGCGAGCCCGGCGGCCGCGGTGCCGCGCGCCCTCACCCTGCCGGAAATCCAGGACATGGTGGCCGCCTGGGGCGCCGCCGCCGGCCGGGCGCACCGCGCCGGCTTCGACGTGCTGGAGGTGCACGGCGCGCACGGCTACCTACTGCACCAGTTCCTCTCTTCGGCCGCTAATCGACGGGACGACGCCTATGGCGGCTCTCCGGAAAAGCGGATGCGCTTTGCGGTGGAGGTGGTCGAGGAGGTGCGGCGGCACTGGCCCGCGGAGAAGCCGCTGTTCTTCCGCGTTTCCGCCATCGATGAGGATGGCGGCACGATCGAGGCGACGGTGGCGCTTGCGCGCGCGCTGCACGCCAAGGGCGTGGACGTGATCGACTGCAGCACGGGTGGGATGACGGCGCGCTCCATCACCGAGGCGGACCGGCCGCGGCTGGGCTACCAGGTGCCGCACGCCGCCCGGATCCGGGCCGAGGCCGGGGTGGCGACCATGGCAGTGGGGCTGATCGTCCATGCCGACCAGGCGGAGGCGATCCTGCAAGAGGGCAGCGCGGACCTCGTCGCGATCGGGCGGGAGATGCTGCACAACCCGAACTGGCCACTGGACGCCGCGCAGAAGCTCGGCGCGCCCGACGCCTTCACCGCGATCCCACCCGCCTACGGGTACTGGCTGGAGAAGCGGGACAGGTCCGGCTTCGGAAGCGCCCCCTCCACCTGGCAGGCCGGCATGGGGCCGGCCGGCGCCCGATAG